The following proteins are co-located in the Maridesulfovibrio sp. genome:
- the kdsB gene encoding 3-deoxy-manno-octulosonate cytidylyltransferase has product MSIVYGCYGIIPARYDSSRFPGKPLADICGKPMFWHVWNRASKCPEMDKVVLATDSEIIMEAAEKVGVPAVMTRSDHTSGTDRVLEAARKLDLPADSVVVNIQGDEPCLEPAMISELVSPFAKDGVRVTTLASPIGAEEAQSPDRVKVALAKDGRALYFSRSPIPFSHQGDGDYLLHIGLYGFRMEALETFAGTDVSPLEKRERLEQLRLLENGIPIHVTITEHSCHGVDRPEDLDTAIKILEREKI; this is encoded by the coding sequence ATGAGTATAGTTTACGGATGCTACGGCATCATCCCGGCCCGCTATGATTCGAGCCGATTTCCCGGTAAGCCCCTTGCGGATATCTGCGGAAAGCCCATGTTCTGGCATGTCTGGAACCGTGCCTCAAAGTGCCCGGAGATGGACAAAGTTGTCCTTGCCACTGACAGTGAAATCATCATGGAAGCTGCCGAGAAAGTAGGCGTTCCGGCTGTTATGACCAGATCCGACCACACCAGCGGCACCGACCGCGTTCTGGAAGCGGCCCGCAAACTGGATCTTCCCGCAGATTCTGTTGTGGTCAATATTCAGGGTGATGAACCCTGCCTTGAACCGGCCATGATTTCTGAGCTGGTTTCACCTTTTGCCAAGGATGGAGTCAGGGTAACTACACTGGCCTCACCCATCGGTGCGGAGGAAGCACAAAGTCCGGACCGGGTAAAAGTAGCGCTTGCAAAAGATGGCCGGGCGTTATACTTTTCCCGCTCACCCATTCCATTTTCCCATCAGGGTGACGGGGATTACCTTCTACATATCGGCCTTTACGGTTTCCGCATGGAAGCCCTTGAAACCTTTGCCGGCACGGATGTTTCGCCTCTTGAAAAAAGAGAGCGGCTGGAACAGCTCCGACTGCTGGAAAACGGAATACCCATCCATGTCACCATTACTGAACACTCCTGCCACGGAGTGGACCGTCCAGAAGACTTGGATACAGCCATTAAGATTCTTGAGAGGGAGAAAATATGA